A window of Candidatus Zixiibacteriota bacterium genomic DNA:
TTCCTGGAGCATGGAATAATATATTCCCGTCCCCTGCGTAGCTGAAAATTCCCGATGACGCCGGTCCGGCCGGTGCTAAAAACTCGTTCGCCAGTCCGGAAAAAGATAACTGTCGAACGAATTTTCGATAGTATTCCGGCTTTCCGGCAATATATCCGTAAAGCGGAATCCGGAGCCGTAATAAGCCGGATTGGGGTCGGGTTTTGACCAGACGCTGACAGCATCAAGGACGATCTGGTTTTTACCGCGAATCGGTTCCGGTAACACGATCCTGAGTTTATAGGATCGGTTGGCCTCGATCGGTTTGTCGCTCACCAGCTTCATTCCCTCGGTGGTAATATCGGTCAGCCGACCGGTCAGGCGGCGGGTGTTACGATCAAAGACCTTCAGATAATAAAGCGTGTTTCGTCTTTCAAGACGTCTTTTTTCTGCCATGATCTCCCCCTGCGGGCAAATTGGATATCTTAATATATGATTTTTCCTGTTGCCGGTAAAGTTATTTCATCATTGCCGCGTTTAATTTCGCGATCAATATAATTATCGGCTGAAAGGGTTTGTCGTTGAAGGCGTCCCGGTCACTTTGTTGTTGACGCAACTGGCGGTGATGTCGATACTTATGCCATGATTCCCTTCCGTAAACGAACCGCCGCCGTGATTATATTCACGGCTTTGATTATTATTCTGGTTAATGTCGCCTGGTGGCTGTTTTATTCGACTACGGGAAAAAGATTCGAATATCAACTGTCTCATCGCCTGGAATCTGTAGCCCGCCTGGGGGCGGCCTGGATCAGCCCGGAACTGGCCGAATCGCTCAAAGCCGGTTATCTCTCGGCCTACGACTCCACCCTTGGGATTTTGGGTCGCATTATGGCCGCCGATTCTCTCTCGGAAGTATTTATAATAGATAATGAATACCACTATATGGCAACCACCCTGCTGGAGGCCGATTCCATTTATTATCTGGCGCCCCTCAACGATGTTTATATCGACTCGGTTTTCACCCTGAATCTTCTGAATCCGGATCGGCCCGGGGAGGCCACGGTGGTTACCGATGGGTACCGGGTCGGGGATATCGTTCTCAAATCGGCTTTCACGCCGATTTTCGATTCGACCGGTTTACCGATTGCGGTTCTTGGAATCGAAGCCGATGTTGATTATACCGGCGTTTTGATCGATTTGCGCCGCAACCTGTACCTGTCGTCGCTATTCTCTATCTGCGGCGGCCTGTTATTCGGATTTTTCTTTTTTCTGGTTCAGCGCCGTATCAATGCCGCCGAGCGGTCGCTTTTTATGGCTCAATCGCAGGCCAACCTGGGGCGGATGGTGGCGGTCGTTTCCCATGAGATAAAAAATCCGCTTATGATTATCCGGGCCTCGGCCGAACGCCTGAAAAAAAGCGGTCTGACCGAAGCCGATTTTATTATCGAGGAGACCGACCGGCTCAACGGGATAGTCTCGGCTTATCTTGATTTTGCTTCCGGGAAAAAGATTCTTAAGAATGAAAAGATCGAGATCGGGACCCTTCTGGACCGGATTGCAGAGCAATTCCACCCCCGCCTG
This region includes:
- a CDS encoding PilZ domain-containing protein, encoding MAEKRRLERRNTLYYLKVFDRNTRRLTGRLTDITTEGMKLVSDKPIEANRSYKLRIVLPEPIRGKNQIVLDAVSVWSKPDPNPAYYGSGFRFTDILPESRNTIENSFDSYLFPDWRTSF
- a CDS encoding HAMP domain-containing histidine kinase, translating into MIPFRKRTAAVIIFTALIIILVNVAWWLFYSTTGKRFEYQLSHRLESVARLGAAWISPELAESLKAGYLSAYDSTLGILGRIMAADSLSEVFIIDNEYHYMATTLLEADSIYYLAPLNDVYIDSVFTLNLLNPDRPGEATVVTDGYRVGDIVLKSAFTPIFDSTGLPIAVLGIEADVDYTGVLIDLRRNLYLSSLFSICGGLLFGFFFFLVQRRINAAERSLFMAQSQANLGRMVAVVSHEIKNPLMIIRASAERLKKSGLTEADFIIEETDRLNGIVSAYLDFASGKKILKNEKIEIGTLLDRIAEQFHPRLIQDGISLAVDKSSGPIAATADPAALRQVIINLVLNGAEAVRGISGAEVSLGYGLSGGRVVLSVKDNGRGMDQNQIKSIFEPFYTTGTTGSGLGLYLSRTLIEQMQGEITVVSCPGGPTIFRVVLPGADKDK